A region of Colletotrichum destructivum chromosome 11, complete sequence DNA encodes the following proteins:
- a CDS encoding Putative IBR domain, Zinc finger, RING/FYVE/PHD-type, E3 ubiquitin ligase RBR family produces MLCGDVDDETLHLVLQVQLEDLESVKRSSKGKNRQDKISDAELAAEAYESELKSHILLVSDRCMCKSMAKANQLDGRLVSILVNQEKQAAQDREVALRLSRGGQLNEDSSTDSTQGEPSTDVDEELLSKLRSLFVSTDGYDDVLDQAESSTWAASRGQTTDAAKSVKREKRQCNSCLSNCIATDLARCPCSHEYCRDCLQTLFETSLTDESLYPPRCCGRPIPVNDNRQFLSSKLVGEFQAKAEELSTPNRTYCHRPTCSTFIPKEFIKADTAVCQRCRHRTCVMCKGAEHKDQDCAQDTLTQDLLRIAAANGWQRCFSCRTIVELEHGCNHMTCRCGAQFCYVCGNRWKSCDCAQWNEERLYARANAIVNRNANAHFNNPEVRARQVEREAHNLVINHQCRHDTWRSRGGAHRCEECHDSLPLYIYECARCRIRACRRCRFNRL; encoded by the exons ATGCTGTGTGgcgacgtcgatgatgaGACACTCCATCTCGTCCTCCAGGTACAActcgaggacctggagaGTGTTAAAAGAAGTAGCAAGGGAAAAAATAGACAAGACAAAATTTCCGACGCAGAACTCGCCGCTGAGGCTTACGAGTCGGAGCTCAAATCTcacatcctcctcgtctcggATAGATGCATGTGTAAAAGCATGGCAAAGGCCAATCAGCTCGACGGGCGTCTTGTCTCCATCCTCGTAAATCAGGAGAAGCAAGCCGCACAGGATAGAGAAGTTGCCCTTCGTCTCAGCCGCGGCGGGCAGCTTAATGAAGATTCCTCTACTGATTCTACACAGGGGGAACCTTCTACGGATGTAGATGAAGAATTATTGAGCAAACTCAGATCCCTCTTTGTATCTACGGATGGCTATGATGATGTGTTAGACCAGGCCGAGTCATCGACATGGGCGGCATCCAGAGGGCAAACGACGGACGCAGCCAAATCAGTGAAACGGGAGAAGAGGCAATGTAACAGTTGCCTCAGCAATTGCATTGCTACCGACCTAGCACGCTGTCCATGTAGCCACGAGTACTGTCGAGACTGCCTACAGACGCTCTTTGAAACATCACTTACGGATGAGTCGCTATACCCTCCAAGATGCTGCGGACGCCCCATTCCTGTGAACGATAATCGGCAGTTTCTTTCCTCAAAGTTAGTTGGGGAATTTCAAGCCAAAGCGGAGGAACTCTCGACGCCCAACCGGACGTACTGCCATAGGCCAACGTGCTCGACATTCATACCGAAAGAGTTCATCAAAGCCGATACTGCAGTTTGTCAACGATGCAGGCATAGGACCTGTGTCATGTGTAAGGGCGCTGAGCACAAGGACCAAGACTGTGCTCAGGACACCTTGACTCAGGATCTGCTCCGGATTGCCGCCGCAAACGGCTGGCAGCGATGCTTCTCTTGCCGAACAATCGTGGAGTTGGAGCATGGGTGTAACCACATGA CCTGCCGCTGCGGAGCGCAGTTCTGCTACGTATGTGGCAATCGATGGAAGTCTTGCGACTGCGCTCAGTGGAACGAGGAGCGGCTTTATGCTCGTGCTAATGCCATTGTGAATCGCAACGCCAACGCTCACTTCAATAATCCCGAAGTAAGGGCTCGACAAGTAGAAAGAGAAGCGCACAACCTAGTCATAAACCACCAGTGCAGGCACGATACATGGAGAAGCCGTGGTGGCGCTCACCGATGTGAGGAGTGCCATGATTCATTACCACTGTATATCTACGAATGCGCTCGATGCCGTATTCGTGCTTGCCGAAGATGTCGGTTCAACCGACTTTGA